One Aegilops tauschii subsp. strangulata cultivar AL8/78 chromosome 7, Aet v6.0, whole genome shotgun sequence genomic window carries:
- the LOC120968683 gene encoding uncharacterized protein yields the protein MVEIFDPSKGRFIVQDLVGEVSLGAVDVECILALENHGLSAEGILGEEGEDVKDRVPPQFLSKTTGNIVIDDLIVDITKNKSADDDFLRRVVLVLLRTVLAPMSSKTVPKQYYALVDDVKRISKINWNAFTLRVLLDCLRNVRKGKHLRQWPRGNLALLQYLYWEKVQPLEGECAFNSSLSMESLMRNWTEAAASRRDKFDYDQGRGRGNIKIEDNITKEYRAQERKVPEPEKPKMKPAVGAAKKSKLASNADEMMNLIMKRCMDYIRSQMKEIPEQVAERLLEKLNQNGVMYKPAAAAASGNNDADLENNDDEEKTPAKLNVDKTTKPTDECGATPENPWIVGNSPRAESSDIDISASSIDRMVGKSKGKKSAATAKEDDVISGKRRRTVPKKFESPFKLDKPGKRSARAARSEKNMTKRVYYNERGTSVTVESIRPIIDAYQTHLALRIGHDRHLCPAWRSKYLVDRAKARDNPKPSKYNMDSALSRAGAVRRVLDEYTVRDKSFIPLNVGNTHWITMVMHNHKKEFRVFDSLYPLEFSLDTVKALRLAIAIDMEEANRITPGKYPDVTKWPIIPQIDMPLQEDGNSCGLFVIEVMEHWDGDRWTADFTQGTVNARRRRLIAELVLSPTNTLECVKNKIRDIAKKSKA from the exons ATGGTTGAGATATTTGATCCTAGCAAGGGCAGATTCATTGTACAAGACTTGGTTGGCGAAGTGTCTCTCGGTGCCGTGGATGTTGAGTGCATCTTGGCCTTGGAGAACCACGGACTGTCGGCAGAAGGTATTCTCGGTGAGGAAGGTGAGGATGTTAAAGATCGAGTGCCGCCTCAATTCCTGAGCAAGACCACAGGTAACATAGTCATCGATGATCTGATTGTGGACATCACAAAAAATAAATCTGCCGACGACGATTTCCTTCGGAGAGTTGTCCTCGTGTTGCTTAGAACAGTTCTTGCTCCCATGTCGAGCAAGACTGTACCAAAGCAATATTACGCATTGGTGGACGATGTGAAGCGTATATCCAAGATTAATTGGAATGCATTCACCCTCCGGGTTCTGCTAGACTGCCTTCGCAACGTGAGGAAAGGCAAACACCTCCGCCAATGGCCGAGAGGGAACTTAGCTCTCCTGCAG TACCTGTACTGGGAGAAGGTTCAGCCTCTGGAAGGTGAATGCGCATTCAATTCTAGCTTGTCCATGGAATCTCTAATGAGGAATTGGACCGAAGCTGCAGCCTCAAGGAGAGACAAGTTTGATTATGACCAAGGCCGTGGCCGTGGTAACATCAAG ATTGAAGACAACATAACCAAGGAGTATAGGGCGCAGGAGCGCAAAGTACCCGAACCAGAAAAGCCAAAAATGAAGCCCGCCGTTGGTGCGGCAAAGAAGTCCAAGTTAGCGTCAAACGCGGACGAGATGATGAACCTCATCATGAAGCGGTGTATGGATTACATACGCAGCCAAATGAAGGAAATACCAGAACAAGTAGCCGAG AGATTGTTAGAGAAGTTGAACCAAAATGGTGTGATGTACAAGCCAGCGGCTGCTGCGGCTTCCGGCAACAACGATGCCGACCTAGAA AACAACGATGATGAGGAA AAAACACCTGCCAAGTTAAATGTTGACAAGACAACGAAGCCTACTGATGAGTGCGGCGCAACACCGGAGAACCCTTGGATTGTAGGTAATTCTCCTCGAGCAGAATCGTCCGACATTGACATTTCTGCAAGTTCTATCGACAGGATGGTGGGTAAGAGCAAGGGGAAAAAGTCTGCAGCAACTGCAAAAGAAGACGATGTTATATCCGGGAAGCGCCGACGGACTGTTCCcaagaaatttgaatcccccTTTAAACTTGACAAGCCCGGCAAGCGAAGCGCTCGCG CTGCTCGGTCTGAGAAGAATATGACAAAAAGAGTTTACTACAATGAACGTGGCACCTCTGTGACTGTGGAGAGTATACGACCG ATTATCGATGCTTATCAGACACATTTGGCTCTGCGCATTGGTCATGATCGGCACCTCTGTCCAGCCTGGAGGTCCAAATACCTTGTTGATCGTGCTAAGGCACGAGACAACCCTAAACCGTCGAAATACAACATGGATAGTGCGCTAAGCAGAGCTGGAGCAGTACGTAGGGTTCTGGACGAGTATACCGTCCGTGATAAG TCGTTTATCCCGTTGAACGTCGGCAATACACACTGGATCACCATGGTGATGCACAACCACAAGAAAGAATTCCGAGTTTTTGATTCGCTCTATCCTCTCGAGTTCTCTCTTGACACTGTGAAAGCACTG CGACTAGCAATAGCAATTGATATGGAAGAGGCAAACCGTATTACACCTGGCAAATATCCAGACGTCACTAAGTGGCCTATCATACCTCAGATCGACATGCCACTACAAGAGGACGG GAACTCTTGTGGCCTTTTTGTGATTGAAGTTATG
- the LOC109761143 gene encoding uncharacterized protein, with the protein MSIRRLGASDFRGVRERRSGAFSSEIWFREKRLILGTFDTAEEAARAHDAAAWRLLRPRRDINFPNVSSQRAQDLAPLPRLFTDEDRRVHRRRQRRLAIAEKDAEALVVWRGGFPQDIVDERQFYKQRRLERDARRRERAAYREDKRSRKQAAQLKLKLRETSGWDFEDEQLADAYIQTLEEDITESESEIDE; encoded by the coding sequence ATGTCGATCCGCCGCCTGGGCGCTTCAGATTTTCGCGGAGTCCGCGAGCGccgctccggcgccttctcctcCGAGATCTGGTTTCGCGAGAAACGTCTCATCCTCGGCACCTTCGACACCGCAGAGGAGGCGGCCCGCGCgcacgacgcggcggcgtggcgcctcctgAGGCCTCGTCGGGATATAAATTTTCCCAACGTGTCAAGCCAGCGGGCGCAGGATCTGGCGCCTCTCCCGCGGCTtttcaccgacgaggatcgtcgtgtCCACCGGAGGCGGCAGCGTCGCCTCGCCATCGCGGAGAAGGACGCGGAAGCCTTGGTGGTGTGGCGCGGaggcttcccgcaggacatcgtCGACGAGCGCCAGTTCTACAAGCAAAGGAGGTTGGAGAGGGACGCGAGGAGGAGGGAGCGAGCCGCATATCGGGAGGACAAGCGTTCGCGGAAGCAGGCAGCTCAATTGAAACTGAAGCTACGAGAAACATCGGGTTGGGACTTTGAAGACGAGCAGCTTGCTGATGCTTACATTCAGACGTTGGAGGAGGACATTACCGAGTCGGAGTCAGAAATCGACGAGTAG
- the LOC109761146 gene encoding uncharacterized protein yields MDQFQDGHHVRLRSRVRGMYLHADEDGHGVFLHHRRASMNAAWVVHLYHGHAEYVLLHSAAYGRYLTATDAPAPLGHRGLRVELRDYAQPEVQAIMWKADGADSGNDVLLWQFTGRCLRANGRYLSWNNGVSAEDIEDTYIVSTMMHWVVEPIPAMEDMPPLPRPTGLLFPGILIALLPSRLIVYVRAGADGTRMNHGALVFRGRSVVRLRKKLMRRLDVSDLVMCVEAGTFGRPTPLVVDLPRSVRDLHIVVFAAGTPAHAEVRYPDVDAV; encoded by the exons ATGGATCAGTTTCAGGACGGCCACCACGTGCGGCTGCGGAGCCGCGTGCGCGGCATGTACTTGCACGCCGACGAGGACGGGCATGGCGTCTTCCTCCACCACCGCCGGGCGTCGATGAACGCGGCTTGGGTGGTGCACCTGTACCACGGCCACGCGGAGTACGTGCTCCTCCACAGCGCCGCCTACGGCCGCTACCTCACCGCCACGGATGCGCCGGCGCCGCTAGGCCACCGCGGGCTCCGCGTCGAGCTGCGGGACTACGCACAGCCGGAGGTGCAGGCCATCATGTGGAAGGCCGACGGAGCCGACTCTGGGAACGACGTCCTGCTCTGGCAGTTCACCGGCCGCTGCCTCCGCGCCAACGGGAGGTACCTCAGCTGGAACAATGGCGTCAGCGCCGAGGACATCGAGGACACCTACATCGTCAGCACGATGATGCACTGGGTAGTGGAGCCCATCCCCGCCATGGAGGACATGCCCCCCCTTCCACGTCCGACTGGG CTTCTCTTCCCCGGAATACTCATCGCCCTGTTGCCGTCGCGGCTGATCGTGTACGTGCGGGCGGGGGCCGACGGGACCCGCATGAACCACGGCGCGTTGGTGTTCAGGGGCAGGTCCGTGGTCCGCCTTAGGAAGAAGCTGATGCGCCGGCTGGACGTCTCCGACCTCGTCATGTGCGTCGAAGCGGGTACTTTCGGGCGGCCTACCCCACTCGTCGTCGACCTGCCCCGCAGCGTCCGGGACCTCCACATCGTCGTCTTCGCGGCCGGGACGCCAG CCCACGCGGAGGTGCGGTACCCGGACGTGGATGCAGTGTAG
- the LOC109761147 gene encoding transcription elongation factor 1 homolog yields the protein MAKRKSMSSKMASRKKPAPKLDITFCCPFCNHPDSVACTIDLKLLVASAICYICEEAYHTTAHYLTEPVDVYHDWIDACEKANQGVELQALDSHKRQRRVGSDDDDSDA from the coding sequence ATGGCGAAGCGCAAGTCGATGAGCTCCAAGATGGCGTCCAGGAAGAAGCCGGCGCCCAAGCTGGACATCACCTTCTGCTGCCCCTTCTGCAACCACCCCGACAGCGTCGCCTGCACCATCGACCTCAAGCTCTTGGTCGCCAGCGCCATCTGCTACATCTGCGAGGAGGCCTACCACACCACGGCGCACTACCTCACCGAGCCCGTCGACGTCTACCACGACTGGATCGACGCCTGCGAGAAGGCCAACCAAGGCGTCGAACTCCAAGCCCTGGACTCCCACAAACGACAGCGGCGAGTCggcagcgacgacgacgacagcGATGCCTGA